AGCTGATTTAAAGAATTTACATCTTTGAAACCGTAAAATAGCGGTAAAGAACTATGAAAAAACCATTTAGAGTAATATACGAAGACAATCACCTAGTTATAGTAAATAAGAGAGCTGGGGTACTTGTTCATGGCGATAAAACTGGAGACAAGACTCTGGAGGAAGCTGTCAAAGAATATATTAAAGAAACTTATAATAAACCCGGTGCCGTGTACTTAGGAACGGTTCACCGTCTAGACAGGCCAGTAAGTGGTTTGATTATTTTCGCAAGAACATCAAAGGCTTTAGAAAGGATGAATGAGCTTTTTAGAAAAAGACACATTCAGAAAACTTATTGGGCCATCACAAGAAATAAGCCTAGAATAAAGAAAGGAAGATTAACCCACTGGTTAGTTAAAGACCAAGATAGAAATGTGGTAACAGCCCATGATGAGGAAGTACCAAACAGTAAAAAAGCAGAACTAGATTATAGGTATGTAGGCACTATTAATAAGCACCACTTAATTGAAGTAGAACCTATCACAGGACGTTCTCACCAAATTCGTGTACAGCTTGCGAGTATGGGCTGCCCTATAAGAGGCGACTTGAAATATGGCTATCCAAGACCTAATCCAGATGCGTCTATTAATTTGCACTCGAGAAGAGCATACTTTATTCACCCAGTGAAAAAAGAGCCTGTTTTATGCAAAGCACCATTGCCAGAAAATGCATTCTGGGAAGAGTTCCTTCAATTAGAAACAGAGGATATTAAAGATGACACAATGAAGTTTCTTCATTGAAAAGTAGACCAGTAAAATGGTCTATCTTTTAAATTTCAGTAAGATTAGCTTGTTCTTCAAAAATGTCGGCATTTGCTCTATTAAAGGTCTTTTTAATACCTTCAAAAGCTCCGGCTAAAATGCCCATTGGTAATAACAAGGGCATAAATATTAGCCATTGTACAACCATTAGTAGATTGACGTTCCTTTTTTTCATATCGTTATATATGCACGTTAGTAATTAATTTTTCAATAGTGGGTTGGTACTAACTTAACGCAAAAATTCTTAGGTTTATTATAAAAAACTGCCTTT
This sequence is a window from Arcticibacterium luteifluviistationis. Protein-coding genes within it:
- a CDS encoding RluA family pseudouridine synthase yields the protein MKKPFRVIYEDNHLVIVNKRAGVLVHGDKTGDKTLEEAVKEYIKETYNKPGAVYLGTVHRLDRPVSGLIIFARTSKALERMNELFRKRHIQKTYWAITRNKPRIKKGRLTHWLVKDQDRNVVTAHDEEVPNSKKAELDYRYVGTINKHHLIEVEPITGRSHQIRVQLASMGCPIRGDLKYGYPRPNPDASINLHSRRAYFIHPVKKEPVLCKAPLPENAFWEEFLQLETEDIKDDTMKFLH